In Primulina huaijiensis isolate GDHJ02 unplaced genomic scaffold, ASM1229523v2 scaffold43305, whole genome shotgun sequence, the following are encoded in one genomic region:
- the LOC140970035 gene encoding uncharacterized protein: MRKEKKFDAVFKMRFQATQVPPLEATGLMISLIPVGSGKPTARLERAEILEGTCTWKNPVYETVELVQETKTGRIGEKCYYLIVSTVSSESGFLGHVQIDFADLADATDPRNLTLPLQTSKSGGILHVTVQRVPEDHDSRSTEDGEILDAETRDRYSNSNSNSNGSLQSTESEASREATSSGDAESENNQMKMLERKVEVSEKEVESLRHQVISESKKGQQLSEMIAHLQEERDDIKTECEQLKSDFTSAIQKETESVKLLLEGIKKELQSERHLNDELKLQLQKTEDSNSEYILALRYLNKQMDQKNMETSEFSSKIKALESEKMDSDEEKLLKQTIENLNSEIEVHKKEREEILMDVKKLTADAENLERESKQICSTLQQNLQEKMEMEQNYVETLATVKQLEFRVETLEEDINKQQLQYSESLTLKEELEIQVENLHKELENQAHLYEENLKTATEAKINQEQRAVRAKEAFREAMRDNANTVERLQEEFKSLTDEMSLKIEENEKLAQKSTAEATELQQKNEVLESLHQKAEEEHQKTRTEYERYVHEFEEVKQLSDEMSLKIEENEKLAQKFIAETTDLRGKNKVLESLLQKAEEEHQITTTEYERTVHELEELKQLSDEMSVQIEENERLSQKSIAEATDLRRKNEVLKSLLQKAEEEHLRTRTRYEGIVCELQEQNKRIYIDEHEDLERQLASVREEVDKLKQENISTKSQVDLKNLKEVNLNLEVKKLRLMNSDLKNHLSQVELEKEDLKKEVATLQEAFHKNKENAQAKNINTSESERIGNMENNTSLANLRIVDDLRNQIELDSAQIKSLLGEVEYLTERNRIMEEGLEEMHERYSEISLRFAEVEGERQQLIMTLRNLKNGKKN, translated from the exons ATGCGAAAGGAGAAGAAGTTCGATGCTGTCTTCAAGATGCGATTTCAAGCAACACAG GTGCCACCTCTAGAAGCAACGGGCCTCATGATTTCTCTGATACCTGTTGGTTCAGGAAAGCCAACCGCAAGATTAGAGAGAGCCGAGATCCTCGAAGGAACCTGCACATGGAAAAATCCAGTTTACGAAACTGTAGAATTAGTTCAGGAGACCAAAACAGGGAGAATCGGAGAAAAATGTTATTACTTGATTGTGTCAACT GTATCATCGGAATCGGGCTTTCTTGGACATGTTCAGATTGATTTTGCAGATCTAGCAGATGCTACCGACCCTAGGAATTTAACTCTGCCTCTGCAAACTTCAAAATCTGGTGGCATACTTCAT GTTACAGTTCAGAGGGTGCCAGAAGATCATGATTCAAG GAGCACTGAAGATGGTGAAATCTTGGATGCAGAAACAAGAGATCGTTACAGCAACAGCAACAGCAACAGCAACGGAAGTCTACAATCTACTGAA AGTGAGGCCTCGAGGGAAGCAACAAGTTCAGGAGATGCTGAATCCGAAAACAATCAAATGAAGATGTTAGAAAGGAAGGTTGAAGTTTCGGAAAAGGAAGTAGAGTCTCTTAGACATCAAGTGATTAGTGAAAGCAAGAAAGGACAACAATTATCAGAGATGATTGCTCACCTACAAGAAGAGAGAGATGACATCAAAACAGAATGTGAACAGCTCAAATCAGATTTCACAAGTGCCATACAGAAAGAGACAGAAAGCGTGAAACTTTTACTCGAAGGCATCAAGAAAGAGCTTCAATCTGAGAGACATTTGAACGATGAATTGAAGTTACAATTGCAGAAGACAGAAGATTCAAATTCTGAATACATTCTTGCGTTGAGATATCTTAATAAACAGATGGATCAGAAAAACATGGAAACCTCTGAATTTTCGAGCAAAATTAAAGCCCTTGAGAGTGAAAAGATGGACTCCGATGAAGAAAAATTGTTGAAGCAGACAATAGAAAATCTCAATTCTGAAATAGAAGTCCACAAGAAAGAAAGAGAAGAGATATTGATGGATGTAAAGAAACTTACTGCAGATGCTGAAAACTTAGAGAGAGAGAGCAAGCAAATATGCTCAACATTGCAGCAAAATCTTCAGGAAAAGATGGAAATGGAACAAAATTACGTGGAGACTTTGGCTACAGTGAAGCAGCTCGAATTCCGTGTAGAAACTTTGGAGGAAGATATCAACAAGCAGCAACTTCAATACTCCGAATCGCTGACTTTAAAGGAAGAGCTTGAGATTCAGGTTGAGAACCTGCATAAAGAGTTAGAAAATCAGGCACATCTGTatgaagaaaatttgaaaacagcaACTGAGGCGAAAATCAATCAGGAGCAGAGAGCCGTACGAGCCAAGGAGGCCTTTAGGGAGGCAATGAGAGATAATGCAAATACGGTTGAGCGACTACAAGAGGAATTCAAAAGTCTTACAGATGAAATGTCATTGAAGAttgaggaaaatgaaaaattagcACAGAAATCAACTGCAGAAGCCACTGAGTTGCAACAGAAGAATGAAGTTCTTGAATCCCTACATCAGAAAGCTGAGGAAGAGCATCAAAAAAcaagaactgaatatgaaagATATGTTCACGAGTTTGAGGAAGTCAAACAGCTTTCTGATGAAATGTCGTTGAAAATTGAGGAAAATGAGAAATTAGCACAGAAATTCATTGCAGAAACCACTGATTTGCGAGGGAAGAATAAAGTTCTTGAATCCCTTCTTCAGAAAGCTGAGGAAGAGCATCAAATAACAACAACCGAATACGAAAGAACTGTTCATGAGCTTGAGGAACTCAAACAGCTTTCAGATGAAATGTCGGTGCAGATTGAGGAGAATGAGAGATTATCACAAAAATCGATTGCAGAAGCCACAGATTTGCGACGGAAGAATGAAGTTCTTAAATCCCTTCTTCAGAAAGCTGAGGAAGAGCATCTAAGAACAAGAACCAGATATGAAGGAATTGTTTGTGAGCTTCAGGAACAAAACAAAAGGATATACATCGATGAACATGAAGATCTTGAGAGACAATTAGCTTCAGTGAGAGAGGAAGTGGACAAACTTAAGCAGGAAAATATTTCCACGAAGTCTCAAGTTGATCTAAAGAATTTGAAAGAAGTGAATTTAAATTTAGAGGTGAAGAAGCTGAGATTGATGAATAGTGATTTGAAGAATCACTTGTCGCAAGTTGAATTGGAGAAAGAAGACCTGAAGAAAGAGGTGGCTACGTTACAGGAAGCTTTCCATAAGAATAAG GAAAATGCACAAGCCAAGAATATTAATACTAGCGAGTCCGAAAGAATAGGAAACATGGAAAATAATACAAGTTTGGCCAACTTGAGAATTGTCGATGACCTTAGAAATCAAATTGAGCTCGACAGTGCACAAATAAAAAG CTTGTTAGGTGAAGTTGAATACCTGACGGAAAGGAACAGAATCATGGAAGAAGGCCTGGAAGAAATGCATGAGAGATACTCAGAAATAAGCCTTAGATTTGCAGAGGTAGAAGGCGAACGACAACAGCTTATAATGACCCTTCGTAACCTGAAAAATGGAAAGAAAAACTAG